Proteins encoded together in one Pongo abelii isolate AG06213 chromosome 8, NHGRI_mPonAbe1-v2.0_pri, whole genome shotgun sequence window:
- the PRLHR gene encoding prolactin-releasing peptide receptor — protein MASSPTRGPRVSDLFSGLPPAVTTPANQSAEASAGNGSVAGADAPAVTPFQSLQLVHQLKGLIVLLYSVVVVVGLVGNCLLVLVIARVRRLHNVTNFLIGNLALSDVLMCTACVPLTLAYAFEPRGWVFGGGLCHLVFFLQPVTVYVSVFTLTTIAVDRYVVLVHPLRRRISLRLSAYAVLAIWALSAVLALPAAVHTYHVELKPHDVRLCEEFWGSQERQRQLYAWGLLLVTYLLPLLVILLSYVRVSVKLRNRVVPGCVTQSQADWDRARRRRTFCLLVVVVVVFAVCWLPLHVFNLLRDLDPHGIDPYAFGLVQLLCHWLAMSSACYNPFIYAWLHDSFREELRKLLVAWPRKIAPHGQNMTVSVVI, from the coding sequence ATGGCCTCATCGCCCACTCGGGGCCCCAGGGTTTCTGACTTATTTTCTGGGCTGCCCCCGGCGGTCACAACTCCCGCCAACCAGAGCGCAGAGGCCTCGGCGGGCAACGGGTCGGTGGCTGGCGCGGACGCTCCAGCCGTCACGCCCTTCCAGAGCCTGCAGCTGGTGCATCAGCTGAAGGGGCTGATCGTGCTGCTCTACAGCGTCGTGGTGGTCGTGGGGCTGGTGGGCAACTGCCTGTTGGTGCTGGTGATCGCACGGGTGCGCCGGCTGCACAACGTGACGAACTTCCTCATCGGCAACCTGGCCTTGTCCGACGTGCTCATGTGCACCGCCTGCGTGCCCCTCACGCTGGCCTATGCCTTCGAGCCACGCGGCTGGGTGTTCGGCGGCGGCCTGTGCCACCTGGTCTTCTTCCTGCAGCCGGTCACCGTCTATGTGTCGGTGTTCACGCTCACCACCATCGCAGTGGACCGCTACGTCGTGCTGGTGCACCCGCTGCGGCGGCGCATCTCGCTGCGCCTCAGCGCCTACGCGGTGCTGGCCATCTGGGCGCTGTCCGCGGTGCTGGCGCTGCCCGCCGCCGTGCACACCTATCACGTAGAGCTCAAGCCGCACGACGTGCGCCTCTGCGAGGAGTTCTGGGGCTCCCAGGAGCGCCAGCGCCAGCTCTACGCCTGGGGGCTGCTGCTGGTCACCTACCTGCTCCCTCTGCTGGTCATCCTCCTGTCTTATGTCCGGGTGTCAGTGAAGCTCCGCAACCGCGTGGTGCCCGGCTGCGTGACCCAGAGCCAGGCCGACTGGGACCGCGCGCGGCGCCGGCGCACCTTCTGCTTGCTGGTGGTGGTCGTGGTGGTGTTCGCCGTCTGCTGGCTGCCACTGCACGTCTTCAACCTGCTGCGGGACCTGGATCCGCACGGCATCGACCCTTACGCCTTTGGGCTGGTGCAGCTGCTCTGCCACTGGCTCGCCATGAGCTCGGCCTGCTACAACCCCTTCATCTACGCCTGGCTGCACGACAGCTTCCGCGAGGAGCTGCGCAAACTGTTGGTCGCTTGGCCCCGCAAGATCGCCCCCCATGGCCAGAATATGACCGTCAGTGTGGTCATCTGA